One genomic segment of Prosthecobacter fusiformis includes these proteins:
- a CDS encoding CerR family C-terminal domain-containing protein, whose translation MPKTAPSAARERDPDARKERIMAAAGEVFARTGFAEGSVREISKKADVNVASINYYFGSKEGLYREVLLAAHAHALEQQVLPELSKDPEVALREWIHFCLRFVLMKRKAHPVLGRLMAHEMHQPTAALGELVRLVIKPRFTDLIGLVTAVGGTSRTQTECEMAAHQIIAMCVHFDHSRDVVGLLGFSAPEAEADFSRLANSIADMALYGLTARRPKDAKTRSSKSPSKTPPTP comes from the coding sequence ATGCCAAAGACTGCTCCATCCGCCGCCAGAGAGCGTGATCCCGACGCCAGAAAAGAGCGCATCATGGCTGCCGCGGGTGAGGTCTTTGCCCGCACCGGTTTTGCAGAAGGCAGTGTGCGTGAGATCAGCAAAAAGGCGGATGTGAACGTGGCCTCCATCAACTATTACTTCGGCAGCAAGGAGGGCCTTTACCGGGAGGTGCTGCTGGCTGCACATGCTCATGCGCTGGAACAGCAAGTGCTTCCAGAGCTTTCCAAAGACCCTGAAGTGGCACTGCGGGAATGGATCCATTTTTGCCTGCGCTTTGTGCTGATGAAACGTAAAGCGCACCCGGTCCTGGGACGCCTCATGGCCCATGAGATGCATCAGCCCACAGCAGCCCTGGGAGAACTGGTTAGACTCGTCATCAAGCCTCGGTTTACTGACCTGATCGGACTGGTGACTGCCGTTGGAGGAACCTCCCGCACACAGACGGAGTGCGAGATGGCTGCCCACCAGATCATCGCCATGTGCGTCCATTTTGACCATAGCCGTGATGTGGTGGGCCTGCTGGGATTCTCCGCCCCAGAAGCTGAAGCTGACTTCTCCCGCCTGGCCAACAGCATCGCCGATATGGCCCTCTACGGCTTGACAGCACGCAGACCGAAGGACGCGAAAACCCGGTCATCTAAATCTCCTTCTAAGACTCCCCCCACCCCATGA
- a CDS encoding efflux RND transporter permease subunit, producing MQWLAAISVKRPVFASVLILVFVVVGVLGYTKLPVDRFPKIDFPTVSIVTRQDGATPKEIETEITDKIEEAVNTVAGIDELRSISSEGISQVLVTFVLEKNIDVAAQEVRDRIARIIPELPEDVDAPIIEKLDPDAAPILNIALVANKPVREITEYSDKILRRQLESVPGVGQITLLGGRLRQINVWLDPMRLRSYNLTATDVQRALRSQNVQIPAGTVKNAASEAGFRVLGKARSIDEINMLVVTENSGGLVRMRDVARVEDGAEEQLTVARNNGVPSVVLSIRKQSGTNTVAVVDAVNEKLTDVKKLLPEGYNVEVVRDTSTVIRTSVHAVKEHLVLGALFAAIVVLVFLGNSRATLISALAIPTSIIAAFGIMWAQGVTLNVISLVALALAVGIVIDDAIIVVENIFRHMEDKKEDSYTASIEGPKEIGLAVMATTLSLLAVFVPVAFLSGIVGMFLKSFGLTMAFAIAVSLLVSFTLTPALSARMFKNGHGTRFDRWLEHLVNIFYKPVEAVYMVLLRFSMRHRWVIVLACIGILACMPILMKTVQKSFLPPVEEAEFVVNIRTPEGTSLAATDLMVERFAREVRKLPGVDGTLLTIGDNDQRTPNLAGIFVRLNDPALRQDQQTLMDRVRQEIVPNFPKEWRISVLAVPPFNTGASSANVQYFIAGPDLDVLTRATQQVMEEVKDLPGLRDLDSSLIAGKPEISGTVNRNKAGEMGASIADISNTLRLLVGGVDVSTYDDNGEQYDIHLQAEESYRNTSEILNLLTVPSLKAGPVAISNLLTLDNTDSPSQINRLNRRRQVTITANNAPGVGETQIMDGISAAVNRLKLPADYASGSAGRSKEIAKAGKAFGVAFLMAFIFMYLILAAQFESWVHPFTILLALPLTLPFAILSLILFGQSINIFSMLGILVLFGMVKKNGILQIDHTNQLREKGMNRLDAILLANKERLRPILMTTLAFVAGMVPMMTATGVGAAYNNATAGVILGGQSLSLLLTLLATPVIYSLFDDMIHFRQNRREKRAAKAAAKSPLPAPSTATL from the coding sequence ATGCAATGGCTCGCCGCAATCTCTGTCAAACGCCCGGTCTTCGCCAGCGTTCTCATCCTCGTCTTCGTGGTCGTGGGTGTGCTTGGTTACACGAAACTGCCGGTGGACCGGTTCCCAAAAATTGACTTCCCCACCGTCAGCATCGTCACCCGCCAGGACGGTGCCACGCCCAAGGAAATCGAAACGGAAATCACCGACAAGATCGAAGAGGCAGTCAACACCGTCGCCGGCATTGACGAACTCCGCTCCATCTCCAGCGAGGGCATCTCCCAGGTGCTGGTCACCTTTGTTCTGGAAAAGAACATTGATGTTGCCGCCCAGGAAGTCCGCGACCGCATCGCCCGCATCATCCCGGAACTGCCGGAGGATGTGGATGCCCCGATCATCGAAAAGCTGGATCCCGATGCTGCACCCATTTTGAATATCGCCCTGGTGGCGAACAAACCGGTGCGTGAGATCACTGAATACTCAGACAAGATCCTGCGCCGCCAGCTTGAGAGTGTGCCAGGTGTAGGCCAGATCACGCTTCTTGGCGGACGCCTCCGGCAGATCAACGTTTGGTTAGACCCGATGCGGCTGCGTTCCTACAACCTGACCGCCACAGATGTGCAGCGCGCACTCCGTTCACAAAACGTGCAGATCCCCGCAGGCACGGTGAAAAACGCCGCCAGTGAGGCAGGTTTCCGCGTTCTGGGCAAGGCGCGCAGCATTGATGAAATCAACATGCTGGTGGTGACGGAAAACAGCGGCGGCCTGGTACGCATGCGGGATGTCGCCCGGGTGGAAGACGGGGCTGAAGAACAACTCACCGTCGCGCGAAACAACGGGGTGCCTTCCGTGGTCCTTTCCATCCGCAAGCAAAGCGGCACCAACACCGTGGCGGTGGTGGATGCGGTGAATGAAAAGCTGACCGATGTTAAAAAATTGCTACCTGAGGGTTACAATGTGGAGGTCGTCCGCGATACCTCCACCGTGATCCGCACCAGCGTGCATGCGGTGAAAGAGCACTTGGTGCTGGGGGCCCTTTTTGCTGCCATCGTGGTGCTCGTTTTCCTCGGCAACTCCCGCGCAACCCTCATCTCCGCGCTCGCCATTCCCACGTCCATCATTGCCGCCTTCGGCATCATGTGGGCACAGGGCGTGACCCTGAACGTCATCAGCCTTGTGGCGCTGGCCCTGGCGGTGGGCATCGTGATTGATGATGCCATCATTGTGGTGGAAAACATCTTCCGCCACATGGAGGACAAAAAGGAAGACTCCTACACTGCCTCCATCGAAGGGCCGAAAGAGATCGGGCTCGCCGTCATGGCCACCACGCTTTCCCTGCTGGCTGTGTTTGTGCCAGTGGCCTTCCTCAGCGGCATCGTCGGCATGTTTTTGAAGAGTTTCGGCCTGACCATGGCCTTTGCCATCGCAGTCTCACTTTTGGTTAGCTTCACCCTCACTCCCGCGCTTTCCGCCCGCATGTTTAAGAATGGTCATGGCACCCGCTTTGACCGCTGGTTGGAGCATTTGGTCAACATTTTCTACAAGCCTGTGGAGGCGGTTTACATGGTGCTGCTGCGGTTTTCCATGCGCCATCGCTGGGTCATCGTGCTGGCTTGCATCGGCATCCTGGCCTGCATGCCCATCCTGATGAAGACGGTGCAGAAAAGCTTCCTGCCACCGGTGGAGGAGGCCGAGTTTGTGGTGAACATCCGCACGCCGGAAGGCACCAGCCTGGCCGCCACGGACCTCATGGTGGAGCGCTTCGCCCGTGAGGTGCGTAAGCTGCCCGGTGTGGACGGCACCCTGCTAACCATCGGTGACAATGACCAGCGCACGCCCAACCTCGCCGGCATCTTTGTCCGCCTCAATGATCCCGCCCTGCGCCAGGACCAGCAGACTCTCATGGACCGGGTGCGCCAGGAAATCGTGCCAAATTTCCCCAAAGAATGGCGCATCAGCGTGCTGGCCGTGCCGCCTTTCAACACGGGTGCCTCCAGCGCTAACGTACAGTATTTCATCGCCGGGCCAGACCTGGACGTACTCACCCGCGCCACACAGCAGGTGATGGAAGAAGTAAAAGACCTGCCCGGCCTGCGAGACCTGGACAGCTCCCTCATCGCGGGCAAGCCCGAAATCTCCGGCACCGTCAACCGCAACAAGGCCGGTGAAATGGGTGCCAGTATCGCGGACATTTCCAACACCCTGCGCCTGCTGGTCGGCGGAGTAGATGTGTCCACTTATGATGACAATGGAGAACAATACGACATCCATCTCCAGGCTGAGGAATCGTATCGTAACACGAGTGAAATCCTCAATCTGCTAACCGTTCCTTCCCTGAAGGCTGGCCCGGTGGCCATCTCCAACCTTTTGACCCTGGACAATACGGACAGCCCCTCGCAGATCAACCGCCTCAACCGCCGCCGCCAGGTGACCATCACCGCCAACAATGCGCCAGGAGTGGGTGAAACGCAGATCATGGACGGCATCTCCGCCGCCGTGAACCGCCTTAAATTACCAGCGGATTATGCCAGCGGCAGCGCAGGCAGGTCGAAGGAAATCGCCAAGGCGGGCAAGGCGTTTGGTGTGGCCTTCCTGATGGCCTTTATCTTCATGTATCTCATCCTGGCTGCGCAGTTTGAGAGCTGGGTTCACCCGTTCACCATCCTGCTGGCCCTGCCGCTGACGCTGCCCTTTGCCATCTTGTCACTCATTTTGTTCGGCCAGTCGATCAACATCTTCTCCATGCTGGGCATCCTGGTGCTCTTTGGCATGGTGAAAAAGAACGGCATCCTCCAGATTGACCACACGAACCAATTGCGTGAAAAAGGCATGAACCGCCTGGACGCCATCCTTTTGGCCAACAAGGAACGCCTCCGCCCCATCCTCATGACCACCCTCGCCTTCGTGGCGGGCATGGTGCCTATGATGACAGCCACCGGTGTCGGGGCCGCATACAACAACGCCACCGCCGGCGTCATTCTCGGAGGGCAGAGCCTCTCCCTGCTGCTCACCCTTCTGGCCACCCCCGTCATCTACTCCCTCTTCGATGACATGATCCACTTCCGCCAAAACCGCCGCGAAAAACGCGCCGCGAAAGCAGCCGCCAAATCTCCCCTTCCCGCCCCCAGCACCGCTACCCTCTGA
- a CDS encoding efflux RND transporter periplasmic adaptor subunit gives MKRTSLILLLAAAYWLVSCQKAAPDPAADAVPKAAPPPVKGSTATAQEHTFPRFLRVTGQLTGQHDAVVAADSTGRVMTAPVERGSMVKPGDVLATLDDRQARLALDEANASAELAKSRLALAKNEQERNKPLAEKKAVADADYQKLLTEVSAREAELAGAVSRQEQAQKTLDDCVIRAVTGGVVAERMVDPGEYVRVDSAVARVVDQSTMRLVLNVPETEVGGLKIGQTVEFTTAAFAGETFTGKLKFLGAAMREASRDLVIEAAVDNADGKLRAGFFCDARIQMREEKAIAVPSDALRIEGSRRKVFVVIQDSNTLSERLVEVGETREGFTEIRRGVSKDETVLVKPPAEAADGLPFQPAA, from the coding sequence ATGAAAAGGACCTCCCTCATCCTCCTGCTGGCCGCCGCTTACTGGCTGGTATCCTGCCAAAAGGCCGCTCCAGATCCTGCCGCAGACGCAGTTCCGAAGGCCGCACCTCCTCCGGTCAAAGGCAGCACCGCTACGGCTCAGGAGCACACTTTCCCACGCTTCCTCCGCGTGACCGGTCAGCTCACTGGCCAGCATGATGCCGTGGTCGCGGCAGACTCCACCGGGCGTGTCATGACCGCGCCGGTGGAGCGCGGCTCCATGGTCAAACCTGGCGATGTATTAGCCACCCTGGATGACCGCCAGGCCAGGCTCGCCCTGGATGAAGCCAACGCTTCTGCCGAACTGGCCAAGTCCCGTCTTGCCCTGGCAAAAAACGAGCAGGAGCGCAACAAGCCGTTGGCCGAGAAAAAGGCCGTTGCCGATGCTGACTATCAAAAGCTGCTCACCGAAGTATCCGCCCGTGAGGCTGAACTGGCCGGTGCAGTCTCCCGGCAGGAACAGGCACAAAAGACTCTGGATGACTGTGTAATCCGCGCAGTGACCGGCGGCGTCGTGGCCGAACGCATGGTGGACCCAGGCGAATACGTGCGTGTGGACTCCGCTGTTGCTCGCGTGGTGGACCAGTCCACGATGCGGCTGGTGCTGAATGTTCCCGAGACTGAAGTAGGTGGCCTGAAAATCGGCCAGACGGTGGAATTCACCACCGCAGCTTTTGCCGGAGAGACCTTTACCGGTAAGCTGAAGTTCCTCGGGGCCGCCATGCGCGAAGCCTCTCGTGACCTCGTCATCGAAGCCGCAGTGGACAATGCCGATGGTAAATTGCGCGCCGGGTTTTTCTGCGATGCCCGCATTCAGATGAGAGAAGAAAAAGCCATCGCCGTGCCTTCGGATGCCCTTCGCATTGAGGGCTCTCGCCGCAAAGTTTTCGTCGTCATTCAGGATAGCAACACCTTGTCTGAGCGACTGGTCGAAGTCGGTGAAACACGCGAGGGATTTACGGAAATCCGGCGCGGCGTGAGCAAGGACGAGACCGTGCTCGTGAAACCACCCGCCGAAGCAGCGGACGGCCTGCCATTCCAACCTGCTGCCTGA